In Gordonia sp. SL306, the genomic window GGTCAGGATTCGGTGCACATCGGTGGGCTCGTATCCGGTCGTGACGACCGTCGATGGAGCGGAGTCGTGGGCATGTTCGTCAACACTGTGACGGTCGTCTGTCCAGTCTCAGACACCATCTCGGGAACAATTGCGGCCGTTCGTGACGCCGAACTCCACGCGTACGCCCATGCGCGGACGCCGTTCGTGGAGGTTGCGGCGGAACTCGGTGGACACGTCTCGAATGCACACCCGTTGTTTCAGGCGATGGTGACGGTGGACGATCTGTCCCTCGGTGATACGGCTGCGAGCCCGGATTCGAACGCTGAATTGTTCACCGGATTGGATATCGGGGTCACGCCTCTGCCCACGGACGTCGCCAAGTGTGATCTGCACGTATCGATTGTTCCGGTCCGCGGACGCCAGGCCACTATCGAGATCCTTTATGCGACAGCACTCTATGACGAGGAGACGGCGCACGCGATCGTCGATGAACTCCTGGTGATCCTTCACGCTGTCGTTGCGGGCCCGAATACGTCGGATTGAGCGTGTCGAATCGAGGCCACACCCTCACGCGACCGACCGCACCCAATTCGTCGCATCCCGTCCCGTCCAGTTCGCGAGTTGCTCGGTCGGCCCGGCCTGGGGCCGCGGTTCGATGACGGGCCCGAACGGGACCTCGGCATCCCCACGGATCTCCGCCGGGATGAACTGCTGCGCCACTGCCAGCACGGGTCCGACGAACTCGGGATCGGCCTCGGCAGGTTGGCCGGTGGCCACCGCGAGGTCCCACCCGTGCACCAAGGTCTCGCTGACATAACCCCACAGGGCGCCGGCGCCGGGAACCTCGCCCCAGGGCACGCGCACCATTGCCCCGAGTTTGGCGTCGTCGGACCACAGCTCGACGGCCCGGGCGACAAGGGCGGCATAGGATTCGGCGTCGTGGGTCTCGGCAAACCTAGGCACCGCGAGAACGTCGCCGCCTTCGGCCAGCACGATGGCACGCTGTGCGGTCGCGGTCACATGTGCCGCGAGCGTGCCGACGTCGAACTCCTCGCACGGGGTCGGCGAGGTGAGCTGGTCGTCGGAGACCGCGGCGAGCAGGCCGATGACCCACGTGGTGGCGGAAGCGTAGGCGGGTCGGGGATCGGCGGGTTGGTTGCTGGTCATCGCAGTTCCTTCGGTTGTTCGGGCTGGTGATGACCAGTCAATCGCATAAACATGACATCTACTGTCATGTTTTCTTGGGATGATTGTGGACATGCGAGCGGAACGCCTGTTGTCGGTGCTGATGTTGCTGCGCTCGAAAGGTCACATGACCGCAGCCGAGCTCGCGGTCGAGCTGGAGGTCTCCGAGAGGACGATCCTGCGGGACATCGAGGCGCTGTCGCTGTCGGGCGTGCCGGTGTATGCCGAGCGTGGCCGCAACGGTGGATTCGCGTTGGTGCAGGGGTACCGGACGGACCTGTCCGGGTTGACGTTGCCGGAGGCGATTGCGCTGTTGTCGGGTGGTGGTCGGATCGATTCGGCTGCGGCGGCGAGTGCGAAGCGCAAGTTGGCGGCGTCGTTGCCGGAGGTGCATCGCGGTGGTGTGGCGGAGGCCAGTCAGCGGATTCTGGTGCGGCCGGACGGTTTTGTGCGTCCACCGCAGCAGCTCGAGGCATTGGCGCCGGTGCAGCAGGCGGTGTTCGAGGGTCGTCGTGTGCGCCTGTCGTATGAGCGGCGGGGAGGCATGTCTGCTGAGCGGGTGCTGGACCCGATCGGGCTGATCGTGGCCGGCGACACCTGGTATCTGGTGGCGTACTCCGACGGTGTGGAGCGGATGTATCGGGTGTCACGGATGTCAGAGGTGGTGGTGCTCGATGATTCAGCGCAGCGGGAGCCGTCGGTGGATCTCGAGGAGGTGTGGGAGCGGCATCGGGAAGCGTTCCGCTCGACGTTCGAGCCGGTCGATGTGGTGATCGACTGCGCGGCGGGCGATGTGGAGAGGGTGTCGGCGTTTGCTGAGGTGCTCGGTCGCGTCGAGTCCGGGAAGGGGGTTCGCGTGGGCTTGAGGTTCGCCGACCGGAATCACGCGATGCGGGTCCTGTGGATGGGCTACCTGGAGTCGACGTTCAGCGTCGTCGAGCCGGAATGGATTCGGGACGGACTGCATGATCGCGTTGGTGTGGTGGCGGAGATTACCGCGGCCGGTGACGGGTGAGTCGCCGCTTCATCCCGACTCGAACGCTCGAGCAGTACCACGTCGGTAATGTCTTGGACGTCGGCAGCATGAGACGTCGGACTCCGATCAGGTGGACGAGATCGTGTCGCCGGTGGCTGGTGCGTTCAACATGGGAACCAGGAATTGCCGTGCGACGTCCGCGAGTTGGACATCGTCGTCGAGGTCGATGATCCGGCTCGGTACTGTCAGGAACGAAGCAGAGACGCGAACCATCATCTCGGCCGCGAGTTCGGTGTCGAGGTCGGCGGAGATCGTGCCCGCCTGCTGTTCGCTACGGAGCTGCCCGGCGACGAAACCGCGGACGGTGGCCAGCAGACTCCCGTTGTCGCCGATGCCGATGATCGAGCCGATCAGCAGGGTCGGCTCGGTCTCGAGCAGACCGCCAATGAGTGGATTGCCGGAAATGGCGCGCAGCGAGCTGACGAAGCCGGCCACCACGCGATCCGCGACCGTGTCGGCGCCGGCGATGTCGTCGAGGAACCGGGCGAAGTACCTCCGGAACTCGCGAATGACGACTTGCTCGACGAGCGTGTCCTTCGTGTCGAACTTCCGATAGATGGTGATGCGCGTGACGCCGGCGCGACGAGCTACCTCTTCCAATGAAGATCGCTGAATTCCCATGCGGCAGAACTGATCATATGCGGCGTCCAGAATTCGGGTCCGCGTCGGGTCGTCGTGGTCGTCGTCGTCCTGAGAGATCAACCCGATGTAGGCGCGCTCGAGGAGCGATTTGGAGGGCACTGCCGCCGTCGGACGTGGTTGCACGATTTCCCTCCTCGACGGCCGCCTTCGCCGATCAGCCTATCGACCGCGATCGGCGACCCGCCCCTTGTGATGCGGACCACAATCATGGTAGCAATGTTACAGAGTTACAGTCATTGTTACATCGCGTCATCGAGTCGGGCGTTCGACGGGAGTGAAGAATGGAAGATCTGAAAAGGCGCACGCTGCTGAAAACCGGGGGAACGTTGGGGGCCCTCGGTGCGGCAACGGTCGTCGCACCGGCCACACCGTGGACGTGGTCACCGGCGGGGTCGGTACCAGGGGTCGGAAGCGGCGCGGATCCGAAGGGCGAGTGGGATCCGGAGGCCGATGCCGTGATCGCCGCGTTGCTCGATCGCGGCGAGGTGCCGAAGGTCAACAAGATCCTGCGGTCGTGGACCAAGAACGGTCAACCGCTGCCCGCCGGCCTGCCCACGGAGCTGCGGGACTTCATGGAGCACGCCCGGCAGTTGCCGCCGTGGACCGACCGCGAGAAGCTCGCGACGGCGGTCCGTTTCAACCAGAAGCGGGGCACGTATCTCGGTGTGCTGTACGGCTTTGCGAGCGGCATGATGAGCACGGTCATCCCCAAGGAGGCGCGGGCGGTCTATTACTCCAAGGGTGGCGCGGACATGAAGGACCGCATCACCAAAACCGCCAAGCTCGGATACGACATCGGGTCGCTCAATGCCTATCAGCCCGATGGCGAGATGATCGTCACCTGTGTGAAGACGCGAATGGCGCATGCGGCCGTTCGCCACCTCCTGCCGCAGTCACCGCACTGGGTGCATGCGGCGCCGGAGAAGAAGCCGATCAGCCAGGCCGACATCATGGTCACCTGGCACAGCCTGCCGAC contains:
- a CDS encoding TIGR03086 family metal-binding protein, which encodes MTSNQPADPRPAYASATTWVIGLLAAVSDDQLTSPTPCEEFDVGTLAAHVTATAQRAIVLAEGGDVLAVPRFAETHDAESYAALVARAVELWSDDAKLGAMVRVPWGEVPGAGALWGYVSETLVHGWDLAVATGQPAEADPEFVGPVLAVAQQFIPAEIRGDAEVPFGPVIEPRPQAGPTEQLANWTGRDATNWVRSVA
- a CDS encoding helix-turn-helix transcriptional regulator gives rise to the protein MRAERLLSVLMLLRSKGHMTAAELAVELEVSERTILRDIEALSLSGVPVYAERGRNGGFALVQGYRTDLSGLTLPEAIALLSGGGRIDSAAAASAKRKLAASLPEVHRGGVAEASQRILVRPDGFVRPPQQLEALAPVQQAVFEGRRVRLSYERRGGMSAERVLDPIGLIVAGDTWYLVAYSDGVERMYRVSRMSEVVVLDDSAQREPSVDLEEVWERHREAFRSTFEPVDVVIDCAAGDVERVSAFAEVLGRVESGKGVRVGLRFADRNHAMRVLWMGYLESTFSVVEPEWIRDGLHDRVGVVAEITAAGDG
- a CDS encoding TetR/AcrR family transcriptional regulator produces the protein MQPRPTAAVPSKSLLERAYIGLISQDDDDHDDPTRTRILDAAYDQFCRMGIQRSSLEEVARRAGVTRITIYRKFDTKDTLVEQVVIREFRRYFARFLDDIAGADTVADRVVAGFVSSLRAISGNPLIGGLLETEPTLLIGSIIGIGDNGSLLATVRGFVAGQLRSEQQAGTISADLDTELAAEMMVRVSASFLTVPSRIIDLDDDVQLADVARQFLVPMLNAPATGDTISST
- a CDS encoding oxygenase MpaB family protein is translated as MEDLKRRTLLKTGGTLGALGAATVVAPATPWTWSPAGSVPGVGSGADPKGEWDPEADAVIAALLDRGEVPKVNKILRSWTKNGQPLPAGLPTELRDFMEHARQLPPWTDREKLATAVRFNQKRGTYLGVLYGFASGMMSTVIPKEARAVYYSKGGADMKDRITKTAKLGYDIGSLNAYQPDGEMIVTCVKTRMAHAAVRHLLPQSPHWVHAAPEKKPISQADIMVTWHSLPTTVWRNLQKWNVPIARDESEGFLHSWQVSAAMLGVQDQYIPASWSSADSQAKQVLDPILAPTPEGKKLADILLGLGFNLDLSLLSRGVLGALTRFMLGDKIADWLDIPREPVWSPLLETAWGPYVAVREGALNVGVPKEAYWLFDEFLRQFVLFYMSELHMPINIEIPVINNPKYG